A window of Fragaria vesca subsp. vesca linkage group LG7, FraVesHawaii_1.0, whole genome shotgun sequence contains these coding sequences:
- the LOC101291777 gene encoding uncharacterized protein LOC101291777, which yields MAANPTNPSQNTSQFIKLSETNYLKWTRQIRSYLNGAGLWSYVDGSIPAPSLTTETTATETVPAKTIPNPEYVKWFTTDQQIFNIMITSLTDSVSDLTVGYDTSKEVWDCLARHFFQKSNASASSLKLQLLEL from the coding sequence ATGGCTGCCAACCCCACAAACCCTTCTCAAAACACATCCCAATTCATCAAATTATCTGAAACCAACTATCTTAAATGGACTCGTCAAATTCGTTCATACCTCAATGGTGCTGGCCTTTGGAGCTATGTTGATGGCTCCATCCCTGCGCCCTCTCTCACCACCGAGACCACTGCCACTGAGACTGTTCCAGCCAAGACCATCCCTAATCCCGAGTATGTCAAATGGTTTACCACGGATCAACAGATCTTCAATATCATGATTACCTCATTGACTGACAGCGTTTCTGATCTCACTGTTGGTTATGACACCTCTAAAGAGGTTTGGGATTGCTTGGCTCGCCATTTTTTCCAGAAATCCAATGCTAGTGCCTCCAGTCTCAAGTTGCAACTCCTTGAGCTCTAG